The following is a genomic window from Luteitalea sp..
CAATCGGGTCCTCGAAGACCTCAATCCGCATGAGCGTGTGCCGGGAAGAAGATGCCTGTCATCTCTTTCATTGTTCGGGTGACGCGGCGGCAGAGAAGGAGGAAGAGATGACGGGCATCTTCTTCCCGCTGCCACGGCGCGCGTGGAGCAGCACATCCAGGCCGGCAATATGTCCTGTGCGAAACAAGAACAGCACCCAGACCGCTGCGAGCTCGATGAGCGTTTTGTTGACGATGAGATAGGTGCCCTCGCTGCCGGCCTGCGGTGCGCCGGCCAACGGAATCAACGCCATGTAGAACGTGCCGAGCAGCAGCATCGCGCCGAGACAGCCCGTTTGTGTGAGGAAGCCCAGGAGGAGTGAGAGCCCGACGAGCACGAGCGCCACCATCACGACCATGTCGATCCACGGGAGAATGCTGGACTGGCCGACCGTCTGGAACGCATCTGCAAAGGGGCCCGCCGCGTTGGCGAGATATCCAGCGGCGCTCCAGCGGCCAGTGGGAGCGCCGTTCGACGTCCAGGCCGGCAGCACGATCTTGTAGTAGCCCTCATAGAGGAAGTGCCAGCCGATGAGCATTCGCAGCGTCACGAGCGCAACGCGCGCCACGGCTGGAAGCGGAGTGGATGCACCCGCGCCGGCTTCACTCATGAACCACCTCGAACCGACATCGCGGGTGAGCGCCCACAACCACCGGACGATCGGCCTCGTCCTCGTAGAAGATCGCGGCGACCTCCGGGTGTGCCGCGCAATAGCGTCGTGCGAGCTCGACGCCAGAGACGAAAAAGGCGGTGGCCAGGGCGTCTGCCTCGGCGCCAGACGAGGCCACGACAGAGACCCGGCGGACGGCGTCGACCGGCGCGCCGTTGCGCGGATCGAGGAGGTGGCCATACCGCTTGCCGTCCGCTGCAAACCACTGCTCTCGCTCACCGCTGGTCGCAAGATGTGCGTCGCGGAGCCGGACACGCGTGCCGGCGCCATCGAGCCGGGCAGGGTGTCGCACGCTCACGATCCACCCTGGCAAGCCGGGAGGGCGACCAAGGGCGGCGACGCTGCTCCCGCCGGCGCAGGCAAGCGCGGCGCCCACGCCGCGTCGCTGCATGAGCCGAACAGCGAGGTCGAGCGAGTAGCCTTTGCCGATGGCGCCGAAGTTCAGCTCGACGCCCGGCCTCCCGAAACGCACGGTGCGCTGATCTCGGTCGAGGACGACGTGCTGCATGCCTACCGACGCCAGTGCCGCGCGCAGCGCGTTGGCGTCGGGTACATGTCCCTCTCGCTTGTAGAAGCCCCAGCAGCGGGTCAGCGGTCCGGAGGTCGGATCGAACGCACCTTCGGTCTCGGCGTGCAGCGCTTGACAGCGCTCGATGAGCGAGAAGAGCCCCGACTCGACGACGACCGGCCGCTCGGCGGCGTCGCGGTTGAGGGTGCTGACCTCGCTCGTGCCGCGGAACACGGAGAGTCGAGCCTCGAGGCGCGTGACGAGGTCCAGCGCCGCGCTGGCCTGCTCCACGGCGCTGGGTGTCTCGTCGGGCACCGTGATCTCGAAGCGGCACGCCATGGCTGTGCGATGCACGTGCAGCCAGTGCCCCTCGACCTTGGGGCTTCGTGCAGCCCCAGTCAGCCACGCTCGTCGCGACAGGTTGACGCTCACGGTGTGATGAGTCCTGAGTTCTGCGTTGTGACTCCCGATTCCCAACTTATCCTGCCAACGTCGACCGTGTCGTCTCTCCGAGCTCGACGGGTCTTGGCGCCGCACCCACTCTGTGCGTGTAACCGGCCGCCGCCAACGTCTCGGAGAGGCGCGCGCAGGTATCCTTCAAAGCGGCAGCCATCGCACGGCCAAGTGTGGCCGAGAATCGCGCCTTCGGGATGCCGATGCTGATGGCGCCGCACACGTGCGGCTCGACGTCGAAGATCGGTGCCGCGAGGAAGACGGCCCCAACGATGGTCTCCTCGTGGTTGACGGCGATACCAAGGCGGCGTACCCGCGTCCACTGCCGCTCGACCTCCGCACGCGAGGTAATGGTGCGCGGTGTGAGGCGCGTCAGCGACAGGCGAGCCAGAAGCGCGGCGCGCCGGTCTGCGGGGAAGAGCGCGGCAATCACCTTGCCGGCCGCGGTCGCGTGGAAGTGCACCTCTGCGCCGAGCGGGCCGACGAGCCGCAAGTCGCGGTTGGTCTCCTGCACATCGACGAAGATGCCACGCTCACCCCGTAAGACCGCCAGATAGGCGCTCTCGTCGAAGGCTGCCACGAGCTCCCTGAGATGCGGCCGGACGACCTGGACGAGCGAGACATTCCCGTTGACGGCACGCCCAATCGCGACGAACTTCAGACCGAGACGGTACGGGCCGCCGGGCTCGTCCTGCTGGACGTACCCATGCTGCCGGAGGCTCAGGAGAATCCGATGGATGGAGCTCTTGACGTAGCCGGTGCGGCGGGCGAGCGCCTGGAGTGCCAGGCCCTCGGGCGCGTCACGCAAGGCTTCGATAATCTGCACGACCTTCCCGACGAGCGTGATGTAGGGGGTTCTCTCCGACACCCGATGCGTGGTCCGTTCAGCAGAACGCATTCTGTTATGCGATAGAGCTTGATGGGAACTGTATCCCGCACGCGCCAGAGTGTCAAGCTGAGGGAAAAGGGGGCCTGGCCCCTTGTCGCGCCCCGGTTCCTTTCTCCATCAAGCACCCGTACGCGCCCGATAGACCTCGCGTCCATCGACGACGGTGCGAATGGCTTCGATGTCTTTGATGTCTGCCTCTGGGCAGGTCAGGAGATCCTTCGAAATCACCACGAAATCAGCGAGCTTGCCCGGCTGGATCGATCCCTTGCGCTCTTCCTCGAATGTCATCCAGGCGGCATTCAACGTCCACATGCGCAGCGCCTCGAGTCGAGTGATGCGCTCCTCGGGCACCAGCACGGTCCCCGTGTGCGTCTCGCGCGTGACGGCAATCCACATGCCGAGGAAAGGGTGATACGGATTGGTGGCGTGGCGCGGATCGAGTCGCACCATGTGATCGGAGCCGCCAGCGACGACGAGGCCCGCGTCGAAGAGGGAGCGGAGCGGGAGGAGGTGGCGCACGCGATCGGCCCCGAGCACGTCGCGAAGAA
Proteins encoded in this region:
- a CDS encoding DoxX subfamily; translation: MSEAGAGASTPLPAVARVALVTLRMLIGWHFLYEGYYKIVLPAWTSNGAPTGRWSAAGYLANAAGPFADAFQTVGQSSILPWIDMVVMVALVLVGLSLLLGFLTQTGCLGAMLLLGTFYMALIPLAGAPQAGSEGTYLIVNKTLIELAAVWVLFLFRTGHIAGLDVLLHARRGSGKKMPVISSSFSAAASPEQ
- a CDS encoding FAD:protein FMN transferase, producing MSVNLSRRAWLTGAARSPKVEGHWLHVHRTAMACRFEITVPDETPSAVEQASAALDLVTRLEARLSVFRGTSEVSTLNRDAAERPVVVESGLFSLIERCQALHAETEGAFDPTSGPLTRCWGFYKREGHVPDANALRAALASVGMQHVVLDRDQRTVRFGRPGVELNFGAIGKGYSLDLAVRLMQRRGVGAALACAGGSSVAALGRPPGLPGWIVSVRHPARLDGAGTRVRLRDAHLATSGEREQWFAADGKRYGHLLDPRNGAPVDAVRRVSVVASSGAEADALATAFFVSGVELARRYCAAHPEVAAIFYEDEADRPVVVGAHPRCRFEVVHE
- a CDS encoding helix-turn-helix domain-containing protein → MRSAERTTHRVSERTPYITLVGKVVQIIEALRDAPEGLALQALARRTGYVKSSIHRILLSLRQHGYVQQDEPGGPYRLGLKFVAIGRAVNGNVSLVQVVRPHLRELVAAFDESAYLAVLRGERGIFVDVQETNRDLRLVGPLGAEVHFHATAAGKVIAALFPADRRAALLARLSLTRLTPRTITSRAEVERQWTRVRRLGIAVNHEETIVGAVFLAAPIFDVEPHVCGAISIGIPKARFSATLGRAMAAALKDTCARLSETLAAAGYTHRVGAAPRPVELGETTRSTLAG